The Chrysiogenia bacterium nucleotide sequence CTCGACGTGGAGCCAGCCCCCGGCGGGCTGGGTGCCGCGTTCGAGCTCGAGCACTTCCGGATGGGCCTTGCGGGTCACCACCAGCACCCGGGCCCCGGCCTCCAGCAGGCGCTCGGCTTTTCGCAGGCCCACATTCCCGGCGCCGACGACCAGGACGGGCTTTCGGTGCAGGTTGAGCTGGATGGGATAGAGCCGCACGAGGCCTCCGAAATGAGCGGGATTCGCTTCAATCGCGCCTGATCTTAGGGGGTTCGCGCCGCCGGAGCCAGCGCCAAAACGCCCCGGTTTCCCCCTTTTCGGGGCTCCGGCGAGGGGCCGCCGGTGTCAACCTGGATTGACATCGCACCGGCAATGGTGCTTGACAGCAACCGCTTTGGCGACACCGAAAACGGCCCGAATCGGAGAATGCGAAGAATTTTTCGCGCCTCTATCTTGCTGTAATTATTGATGAAATTTCGCAACATGCCCCGCCTCCAGGCGCAAATCCCGATTCTGGCACGCGCCGTGCTCTATAGGGCTCCATCACGGCAGACCAGAATCGGAGGTCAGACAAGCCATGACTCTTGAAGTGATCAAACGGGCAGCATTCGAAGTCCTCACCGGCCGCGAGACCGCGCACTCCCTCAAAGTGCTGCGCGAGGCCCAGACCGGCTGGGAACAGGTCCGCGATTCGGACCCCGAGACCTACCACCTGGTAAAACGCGCAATGATCGAGCGCATGAAACGGCAGATTCGGCGCGCGGCCTGATTTCGGCTCATTGGGCCGCCGCGTCTCTCTCCTGGGAGGGCTCCTGCAAGGGAGCCCTTTCTTTTTGTACCTATTCGGCTTTGAGCCTGGGGTCGAAGCGGGCGGGGTACGGATCGCTGATTTCCAATCGTTCGAAGTCCGGGTGGGCGGGATTGAGGATGAAATTGTGTTCCTCCTCGCTCAGCGCGGAAGGCACGCGAAGCACAGCGCTGGCGGCAGTGGCAAGCCACTTGTCGCCGGCGGCACGTAGCTCCGGAGGAGCAGGTGCTTCATCCCATCCTTCCCCGGGTATTTCGACGTCTTCGATGGGCAGCGAATCGGGTATTTCCACGGCGAAATAGACAAATTCGATATTGGACAACACCGCGAAACTTGCGTGAACAAGGGTTTCGAGTTTTGCGAGTGAGAGGCTTTGCGCGCAGTAGACCACAGGGTGGCCCCGAGAGGTCCAGCGCGAGCCCGCGAAGGCACTGCCCATGCCTGTGAACGCCGCCATGCGATGGCTCTTTTTACTGATTCGATAGATGCGCACGCCGCTTAGCTGACGATGCCGTACTCAAGTCGGTAAAGCTCTTCACGAACCAGCTCCGTTCCAAAACTCGTATCGAGCAGATCGAGCGGCGCCTTTCCGCCGAGCGCACGATTGGGAGCCTGTAGCCAGTCGCGGGCCGCGGCTTTGCTTTCAAGAACGGACTCGCCGAGCGCAAAGACTCCCGCGACTCTAAACAGGCGGTCGGTTTGTTCGGCCGAGAGTCTCGACGATTGCGCAAGTTTCCGGTGGTAGGTGCTGGCGGCAACGCCGGCGGCATGAAGAATCACGGACTCGGAGACTTCGAGGTGCCGGGCCAGCCGTTGTACGGATTTCGGCGGGACGCCGGAGTGGATTTCTTCCACCCATTTGAGGGCTCCGACCGCCCTGGGGCCAAGCAACACTCTCACGGCGCGGGTGAGCGCATCGCTGGAAATATCGGCGCTTGGAGTCTGGGTCGATGTGGTGGGCATGGCAATCCTCATTTGAGACGTAGGTTACTCTCAAATGGGATCTATCGCAAACATCCCGGGAATCCCTACAGCATCAGCGCCTTGATGGCTTCGTCGGTGAGCGGCTCGCCGGGGATGGTGAAGGTTGAATCGGCGCCGCCGGTTTTGACCTGCACTTCGGGGGCGTCGGGGTACTCGCGGGCGTAGCGCAGGAAGGCGCCGCCCACGAATCCGCGGACCTCGTCGCTGTCGCCGGCCACGGATACGGCCGAGGGCGCGCCGAAGTTGAGCGGCTCGTAGTAGGCCACGCCTTTCAGGCGCGAGCCCAGGTAGGCGAGCTCGGTGTTTTCCTTCTCGTTGCGACCGATGACGATTTTCTGCCCGCCGGGCAGGCGGAGCTGGCGGCCGAGCTTTAAAAGCTCGTAGTGCCAGCGATCGCCGCTGGCTTCCTTGTGCTCCCAGGCCTCCTTTGCGCGGTGCGCGTACTCGGGTTCGGTCAGCCGGCAGCCGGTCGAGGGCTGGGGCACGTCCTTGATGTTGAACTTCTCTGCGAGCTCGATGAGCTCGCGGCGCGAGCGTCCGGCAATGCCGTAGAGCTTTTCGCGATCGACGATGCCTTCGATTTCCGGTTCGGTCGGCGGCAGGAACTTCGCCGAGAGCGGGCGCAGGATGCGGCCGGGCAGCCCGGCTTCGAGCTCCACCTTGCGGAGCTGGTGCTTGAGCTGGGAGTTGGGGCGCTGGCCCATGACCTCGCCCGTGACGAGGAAGGACGCGCCCACCTGCTCCATGAACTTCACGCCCAGGCGGAACATGTGCGCGCGGCAATCGATGCAGGGGTTGATGCCCTTGCCCCAGCCGTTCTTTGGATTCTCGATGAGCTTCAGATACTCGGGCCCCGTGTCCACCACGGTGATGGGGACATTGAACTCGTGGGCCATGCGCGAAGCTTCCATCTTGCAGCACTCGAACTGTGTGCGCACGTTGAAGGCCTCGAGCTCGATGCCCTGCTGCTGCATAATGCGGATGGCGAGCATGGAGTCGAGCCCGCCGGAGAAGAGAACAACGGCTTTTCGGTTCAGTGTCATGGGATGAGCGTTCCTGATTCCTGGTGTCGACTCAAGGGCTGTCCCGCCACCCGGCTGATTCCGGGGCGCGGGGGGAGCTGCCGGGCGCGTTATTCTACGGATTGCGCGGGCGCTGTCCAGCGCCTCTGCCCCCTTCACGCGGTTTGTGGCCCGAAACGGCTACGTGAGACCCATCACGCACCCCTTGCACCCGCTCCAGCACAAAACCTGGAAAAAATTGCGTAGTTTGAGCCTCCCGGTGAGTTGGGACACGCCGCGCGGGCACCTGTCAATTTTTGTCCGGCCCGCAATGCCTTTTCTAACTATTTGAAATTACAGAAGAAAAATGAGCTCCCGTAAACAACAGTCAACGCGGAGGTCCCGTGTGCAGCGGGTGAGCCCCAACGGCATCACCCTTGCGAAGATAGACCCCTGAAGCTGTGAGCTCTGAAAAGGCCGGGGCAGACAGTGAGGGCTGAGACAATGACGAGCGTACTGATCGTAGACAGGGACGAGGCCATCCGGGGCGCATTTGCGCAGTTTTTTGCCGGAACCGGTGTCCAGGTGGTCTGCGCCGGAAGCTTCGACGAAGTCAGTGCGAAGGCGCGGGGCCAGATGGACCTGATCTTTGCAGATGACCTGGAAGAGTCGCTGACCCCCGAACGCAGTGCCGAGCTGCGCACGCGCAATTTCTCGACGCTCGCGCCGATCGTGTGCATGGGAAAAGCGCGCATGAGCGCCGAGGCCCTGCGCTCGCTTGGCTACGCGGGCCTGCTGGCAAAGCCCTTCAAGGGCGCGCAGGTCAAGGAAATGCTGGCGAAATGGCTGCCGATGGCGGCCTGATGTGTGGATAGGAAAAAAGGTTTTCCGGGCATCCGGGGTTTAAAAACGACCCCTCCTGACCCGAGATCACTGTGGGCGAAGAACAAATTTCACAGTGGTTTGCCAACCCGGGTGCTCGGAGAAATTTGCGGATGGGGAGGGCTTGCGAGGAGAAATCTTGAGAAAGAAAAGTTCGGAGACCCACCTAACTGATCTTCTCGCAAGTCCGACCCAGCTTTTTCCCTAATTTGGAGACCGCCCTCAATCTTACATGGATTGGGGGCGTTTTGCGACCAAAACTTGCCGTTTTGCCGCGCCCGGCATCCCGCCGGGTGGCGGGAATTGCCCCCAACTGCCGCTAATCGGTCAGTTTTTCGAGAATTCGATCCGCCAGACTGAAGGCCGATTTCAGCTCTCCCCAGACCCCCAGCAGCGGGGCATTGGAGCGCCCGAGGGCCAGGTGGCGCTTGCCCTTGAGCCCGTGGGGGGCGCCCACAAGACCCAGGTTGCGCAGCCCCCGGGGCCCCGCGGGAAAGCGGGCCTCGGCCTGAGCGGGCAGCCACGCGCTGCGCGCGCAAAAATCCTGCACATACGGAAGCACGGTTTCGAGTCGGCCCATCACCGCCTCGCGCGAGGGCCCGTTGTCGCTCCCGTCTTCGGGACTAAAGACGGTGGCGTAGAGCTTTGCCTGCTTCTCGTCCTCGCCGGGACGCTCAATGAGATACGCGATGAGGTTCTCGCCGGTGAGCGACCCGGCCGGATCGCTCACGATCACGCCGCGCGGGCACATGCCCGGCGGAATGGCCGTGGGCTCGATCACTGCGCGCAGCGTGCGCGTGCGCAGCAGCACGCCGCCCTGGCGCGCAAGATTCTGCTGGAGGGCGCGCTCGCCCTCGATCACGTAACGCGCGAGCACCTCGCGCCCGTCGGCGGTGCGCACGCGCCAAAGGCCCTCGGGCCCCTTGCTCACTTCCTGCAGCGAGGTGTTGAGGAGCTGCGCGCCGCGCTTGTGAAGGGCGCGCTGAATGAGCTCGCGCACATCGGCGACGTCCTCCGGCGGCAGCAGGGCGTGCTCGCGCTCGGAGTCGGCCAGCCACAGGCTCGCCGGCGCAAAGGGGGCGCTCTCGTTTCCGAACACACCCATGGCACTCAGATAGAACTTGATGAAGCGCTGCGCGTCCTCGCCAAGGCCCGCCGCGCCCAGCGCCTCGCCCAGGCCCTTGTGCAGGTTTCGCTTCGCGCTTCCCGAAAGATGGGGCGGCCCGCTCTTCCTGCGAAAGCGCGCAAAGAATCCTGCCGGCGGAAACGGATTCCAGCCGAGCACCGCGCGACGCAGCGAGAGGGCATCGGCCTCAAGGGCCTGCTCGAAGCGGGTGATGCGCTCGGCCTGCTCGGGACCGAATTCGCGATTGAGCGCGCGGCGGTAGTCCTGGGGATTGCTGCAGACGTCCACCCGGAATCCCGGCCAGATGACCTGGAAGAGGATGGGCGGGGTCCGAAAGGCGGTGCGTACCCGCGGGGCGATCTCGCCGGCGTCGAGCAGGCGTTCGAGCAGGGTGCCCGGCCCGCCCGGCGGCAGCAGTCCCAGCGGAGGCAGGACGCCGTCGGGGGCCTCGCTGACCGATTCACCCGAGAGGACCACCACGCGCCGCCCGGCCTTTGTGAGGGCTGCTGCGGCGGCCAGGTGGGCCATCGAATACTCTGTGAGCAGGACGTCGGCGCGTCCCTGGGCGGCCTTTGCCATCGGTTTCGACCTGCAAACGCTCTGGGTACTTGCTGCAAGGGGCGAATACCTCCGATTTGTGCAAAAGGGAAGGATTCGGCCCTCAAACCGTCAGAATTCTGGCGATTTCGGGTATCAGGTTGTAAAAAAGCGGATTTTGTGCTATGTTAACAAAAGGCGTGGCGAGCCTTTTGGCCGCATTTTCTTGGCAAATACCGGTGAAACCGGGCGGCAGGCGGCTTTTCTGAACCAGTTATGAGTGTAGCAAAAACCGTGGGGATGCAACAGTAGGGTGTTCCCACGGATGGCGCTTATTTTGTGCCAGAGAGGGTATTTTATATGTTCAAAGTTGGAGACAAGGCCGTTTATCCAGCCCACGGGGTTGGCGTCATCGAGAACATCGAGAAGAAGGAAATCGCAGGTAGCACCTACCAGTTCTACATTCTTCGGATTCTCGAGAACGACATGACCATCATGATTCCCACGGCCAATGTCGAAGCGGTCGGTCTGCGCCGGATCATCCCGGGCAGCCAGGTGACCAAGGTCTACAAGATCCTCAAGCAGAACGAGATCAGCGTGGACGCCGCGACCTGGAACCGCCGCTATCGCGAGTACATGGAGAAGATCAAGACGGGCTCCGCCTTCGAGATCGCCCAGGTGCTCCGCGACCTGTTCATTCTCAAGAACGACAAGGATCTCTCCTTCGGTGAGCGCAAGATGTTCGACACCGCGCGCACGCTGCTGGTCAAGGAACTGGCGCT carries:
- a CDS encoding RES family NAD+ phosphorylase, whose translation is MAAFTGMGSAFAGSRWTSRGHPVVYCAQSLSLAKLETLVHASFAVLSNIEFVYFAVEIPDSLPIEDVEIPGEGWDEAPAPPELRAAGDKWLATAASAVLRVPSALSEEEHNFILNPAHPDFERLEISDPYPARFDPRLKAE
- a CDS encoding DUF2384 domain-containing protein, producing MPTTSTQTPSADISSDALTRAVRVLLGPRAVGALKWVEEIHSGVPPKSVQRLARHLEVSESVILHAAGVAASTYHRKLAQSSRLSAEQTDRLFRVAGVFALGESVLESKAAARDWLQAPNRALGGKAPLDLLDTSFGTELVREELYRLEYGIVS
- a CDS encoding response regulator; the protein is MTSVLIVDRDEAIRGAFAQFFAGTGVQVVCAGSFDEVSAKARGQMDLIFADDLEESLTPERSAELRTRNFSTLAPIVCMGKARMSAEALRSLGYAGLLAKPFKGAQVKEMLAKWLPMAA